Within Macaca nemestrina isolate mMacNem1 chromosome 12, mMacNem.hap1, whole genome shotgun sequence, the genomic segment TTAGCAACAACAATGGGAGATGTGTGTATTGTCTTCGTCTTAtagaagaggaagtagagaatCAGAATgttttaagtaacttgccccaaatcccccagctagtaagtggtaagtcaagatttgaactcagatctACTTGTCTTCAAATCTGGACTCTAAATGACTTCCACTCATAAGTCTGGATCATCTGATGGATGCCACTAGTGCTAGAGATAGTTTAGTGGACTCCTCAGGAAGAGTGAAAGCTGGAACTGGGGAAGGGAGAACTAAAGTTGTCACCTCCTGCCATTGCTTTTCAGAATGGAATCCAGACAAATAAGCCAGCTTTGCGTGCTGTCCGACAACGCAGTGAATTCACCCTCATGGCCAAGTGAGTTGAGAGAAGGTTTCTGGTGGGGTGCTACAATGTCTGAAGAAAAGTAGACTTGCGATCAGTGGCCTTGGCTGTGAAGTCTGGGGTTGGTTGTGCTGGACCTTATGTGGGAAAAGGCCTCCTGCCCTTTCCCACAGTCTCACTAGTGGTCATTTGCAGGCGCATTGGGAAAGACCTTAGCAACACATTTGCCAAGCTGGAGAAGCTGACAATCTGTGAGTGTTCTTGGGGTCTTTCAGAAGTGGGGCAGTAAATCAAAGAGGACTGAGGGCTATATTCCCTGAGTTTTGTCGTTGACCTCACCCATTGTGGCTTCTTGTTTGTCTCTGTAGTGGCAAAGCGCAAGTCCCTCTTTGATGATAAAGCAGTGGAAATTGAAGAACTAACATATATCATCAAACAGGTGAGCTACTAGCCATCAGGAGAGCCCAGCATTCCAATCAGATCACTtctgtcttcctgtcattttccatTGCCATGGGGACCCAgagcaagtttctttttttagagagggggtctcactgtgttgaccagactggagtgttgtggtgtgatcctagctcactatagctgttaactcctgggctcaagctatcctccagcCTGAGCCTCCTGAGCGGTTGAGACTATAGGGACATGCCctcatacctggataattttttttttttttttttgagacagagttttgctcttttgcccaggtgggagtgcagtggtgtgatcttggctcactgtaacttccacctcccaggttcaggctattctcctgcctcagcctccccagtacctgggactacagccacctgccaccaatgcctggctaattgttttctctttagtagagaaggggtttcaccatgttggccagactggtctcaaactcctgacctcaagtgagccgcccacttcggcctcccagagtgctgggattacaggtgtgagccactgcactcaactgtaataacttatttatttatttatttattattttttgagacagtttcactcttgttgcccaggctggagcacagtggtgtgatctcagctcaccacaacctctgtcttctgggttcaagtgattccactgcctcagcctcctgaatagctgggcacatgccaccgtgcccagctaattttgtatttttagtagaggtggggtttctccatgttggtcaggctggtctcaaactcctgacctcaggtggtccgcccacttcagcctaccaaagtgatgggattacaggcgtgagccccagcGCCAGGCCAataataacttttcttttctttttttttttttaaagatggtgtcttactctgttgccaggctggagtgcagtggtgcgatctaggcctactgctacctccacctcccaggttcaagtgattcttttgcctcagcctcccaagtagctgggactgtgggactataggcatgcgccaccacacccagctaattttttgtatttttagtagagatggggtttcaccatgttggccaggatagtctcaatctcttgacctcatgatctgtctgccttggcctctcaaagtgctgggtttacagatgtgagccactgaggaattgtgtgtataaatataattCTGTTGATGCCTCTTGAAGCTACAGTGCCTTTGACTCTTCCCTTTTCCTGAGTGCTGTCCAGGGGCTTTGTTGGTCATGCTCTAGACCCAAGATTTTGGCCTTTGAAAGGGTTCTGTGGCCAAGAGCATGGCCTCACAGAATGGAGCAGGGCAGTAGGCTGGAGGAGTAAACAAGTTATTTACAAATGGATGAAGGCCTACTTTGCCTCTTTCTAGCTCTTCTCTGCAGGAACTGAGCCAGAGCAAACAATAGACCTTGGAAAATCCTAGCAGGCCCATCTGGTCTAACTGTCTGGGATACTCTCACTCTAGCTAGTAACTTCCACCTTGCCCTTCCTACCAGAGATGGCCATCGGGAGAGATGCTGACTGAGGACTCCTTGGCTAATACTTTGTTTTTCCCTGGACTCTTTTACCAGGACATCAATAGCCTCAACAAACAAATTGCTCAGCTCCAGGATTTCGTGAGGGCCAAGGGCAGCCAGAGTGGCCGGCACCTGCAGACCCACTCCAACACCATTGTGGTCTCCTTGCAGGTGGGagctggggaggaagggaaggaggcaaAGGGGAAGAATGTGGAGTCTTGTTTGGTTGACcgtctctccttttcttctagtCGAAACTGGCTTCTATGTCCAATGACTTCAAATCGGTTTTAGAAGTGAGGACTGAGGTGAGAACAATTTGCCTAGGAGGGATAGGAATATGGGGGTAAAGATCCAAGAGGAAATGGGGAAGGTACAGGTTCTACAGGGTCATGGGGCCAATGGTGGGAGTCTCTTTAACATGCCTGCTTTCTAGTGGCTTCAGGTCCTTTGCGTTTTTCCCCAACCCCAGAACCTGAAGCAGCAGAGGAGCCGGAGAGAGCAGTTCTCCCGGGCACCTGTGTCAGCCCTGCCCCTTGCCCCTAACCACCTGGGTAAGTCAGAGGTAAAACGGGAAGCCCCGGGAGGTAAGGTTACTTACTCTGGTTGTGATGGCATCCTCTGAAGGCACGGGTTGGGTAGGAGAGTGGAGGGTCAAGGAAGTTTCTAGGCTCTATCTCTCAGAGGCCGAACCAGATGGTTGAGATTCGTGATCCACATTTAGACTCCCACATTCTCACTGTTGGGGTGAATTCAGTTGTATTCAGAAGA encodes:
- the LOC105469467 gene encoding syntaxin-5 isoform X2 translates to MAKRIGKDLSNTFAKLEKLTILAKRKSLFDDKAVEIEELTYIIKQDINSLNKQIAQLQDFVRAKGSQSGRHLQTHSNTIVVSLQSKLASMSNDFKSVLEVRTENLKQQRSRREQFSRAPVSALPLAPNHLGGGAVVLGAESHASKDVAIDMMDSRTSQQLQLIDEQDSYIQSRADTMQNIESTIVELGSIFQQLAHMVKEQEETIQRIDENVLGAQLDVEAAHSEILKYFQSVTSNRWLMVKIFLILIVFFIIFVVFLA